Proteins from a single region of Mumia flava:
- a CDS encoding metal-sensitive transcriptional regulator, with protein sequence MTTHPPGYVDDKDAVLKRLRRIEGQIRGLQRMVDEDTYCIDVLTQVSAATKALESVALTLLDQHLAHCVHDAISQGGDDAQDKIAEASAAIARLVRS encoded by the coding sequence ATGACCACACACCCACCCGGCTACGTCGACGACAAGGACGCCGTGCTCAAGCGGCTGCGCCGGATCGAGGGCCAGATCCGGGGCCTGCAGCGGATGGTGGACGAGGACACGTACTGCATCGACGTCCTCACCCAGGTCTCCGCCGCGACGAAGGCCCTCGAGTCGGTCGCGTTGACCCTCCTCGACCAGCATCTCGCGCACTGTGTCCACGACGCGATCAGCCAGGGCGGTGACGACGCCCAGGACAAGATCGCCGAGGCCTCGGCCGCGATCGCGCGGCTGGTCCGTTCCTGA
- a CDS encoding NAD(P)H-binding protein, with protein MTGPAARIGITGATGTIGGKVARHLADGQVPTRLIVRDPLRAPNLPHAEVATASYGDGDACRSAFDGLDTLFLVSASESDDRVEQHRTAVDAAAAAGVGHVVYLSFVGAAADATFLLARDHGATEDHVRASGMRWTFLRDNLYTEAIATMFGEDGAIRGPAGHGELACVGQDDVAAVAALVLSDPTAHRDATYELTGPNPIGLAEFAVLLSSARQAEHRFVDETMDEAYASREPYGAPRWMVDAWISTYTAIRDGSLADVSQDIPRLLGRPALSVAEVLSGHR; from the coding sequence ATGACGGGACCAGCGGCACGGATCGGGATCACAGGAGCCACCGGGACGATCGGTGGCAAGGTCGCCCGGCACCTCGCCGACGGCCAGGTGCCGACCCGGCTGATCGTCCGCGATCCGCTCCGCGCTCCGAACCTGCCGCACGCCGAGGTCGCGACCGCGTCGTACGGCGACGGGGACGCGTGCCGGAGCGCGTTCGACGGCCTCGACACGCTGTTCCTCGTGTCGGCATCCGAGTCCGACGACCGGGTCGAGCAGCACCGTACGGCCGTCGATGCGGCCGCCGCAGCCGGTGTCGGGCACGTCGTCTACCTGTCGTTCGTCGGCGCCGCTGCGGACGCCACGTTCCTGCTGGCGCGCGACCACGGCGCGACCGAGGACCACGTACGCGCCAGCGGGATGAGGTGGACGTTCCTGCGGGACAACCTCTACACCGAGGCGATCGCGACGATGTTCGGCGAGGACGGCGCGATCCGTGGTCCGGCCGGGCACGGCGAGCTCGCCTGCGTGGGGCAGGACGACGTCGCCGCCGTCGCGGCGCTCGTGCTCTCCGACCCGACGGCGCACCGCGACGCCACGTACGAGCTGACCGGCCCGAACCCGATCGGGCTGGCCGAGTTCGCGGTGCTGCTCAGCTCCGCGCGGCAGGCGGAGCACCGGTTCGTGGACGAGACGATGGACGAGGCGTACGCGTCGCGCGAGCCGTACGGCGCGCCGCGGTGGATGGTCGATGCGTGGATCAGCACCTACACCGCGATCCGGGACGGGTCGCTCGCAGACGTCAGCCAGGACATCCCGCGGCTCCTCGGCCGACCGGCCTTGAGCGTGGCCGAGGTGCTGTCCGGGCACAGGTGA
- the serA gene encoding phosphoglycerate dehydrogenase, whose amino-acid sequence MTTDLPVTTPRLDDGDVRVLLLENIHPDGADFLRAQGYQVETRKGALGEDDLIEALAGVHVLGIRSGTNVTERVLDHAPDLLTVGAFCIGTNQIDLKAAADRGVAVFNAPYSNTRSVVELAIGEIISLARRLNEKTNDMHAGVWNKSAQGSHEIRGRKLGIVGYGNIGSQLSVIAEALGMQVFYFDVADKLALGNARRCATIDELLETVDVVTLHVDGRPGNAGLFGAEQFARMKPRALFLNLSRGILVDTLALRQHIESGHIAGAAVDVFPVEPKKQGDPFESDLRGLPNVILTPHVGGSTMEAQQDIGRFVSGKLHSYLAEGSTDLSPNLPHLQLPSYHQGHRLVHIHHNVPGVLSAINSVLGEHEVNIAGQTLGTRGEIGYVITDIDKELAPQTLSALGNLPETVRLRQLS is encoded by the coding sequence ATGACCACAGACCTGCCGGTGACCACACCGCGACTCGACGACGGTGACGTCCGCGTCCTGCTGCTCGAGAACATCCACCCCGACGGCGCCGACTTCCTGCGCGCCCAGGGATACCAGGTCGAGACGCGCAAGGGCGCGCTCGGCGAGGACGATCTGATCGAGGCGCTCGCCGGTGTCCACGTGCTCGGCATCCGCTCGGGCACGAACGTCACCGAGCGGGTGCTCGACCATGCGCCGGACCTCCTGACCGTCGGCGCGTTCTGCATCGGCACCAACCAGATCGACCTCAAGGCGGCCGCCGACCGTGGCGTTGCGGTCTTCAACGCCCCGTACTCCAACACCCGCTCGGTCGTGGAGCTCGCGATCGGCGAGATCATCTCGCTCGCGCGCAGGCTGAACGAGAAGACGAACGACATGCACGCCGGCGTCTGGAACAAGTCGGCCCAGGGCAGCCACGAGATCCGTGGCCGCAAGCTCGGCATCGTCGGCTACGGCAACATCGGCAGCCAGCTCTCGGTCATCGCCGAGGCGCTCGGCATGCAGGTCTTCTACTTCGACGTCGCCGACAAGCTCGCGCTCGGCAACGCGAGGCGCTGCGCGACCATCGACGAGCTGCTCGAGACGGTGGACGTCGTCACGCTGCACGTCGACGGGCGACCGGGCAACGCCGGGCTGTTCGGCGCCGAGCAGTTCGCGCGGATGAAGCCGCGAGCGCTGTTCCTCAACCTCTCGCGCGGCATCCTCGTCGACACGTTGGCACTGCGCCAGCACATCGAGTCCGGCCACATCGCCGGCGCGGCCGTCGACGTGTTCCCGGTGGAGCCGAAGAAGCAGGGCGACCCGTTCGAGTCGGACCTGCGCGGCCTCCCGAACGTCATCCTCACCCCCCACGTCGGCGGATCGACGATGGAGGCGCAGCAGGACATCGGCCGGTTCGTCTCGGGCAAGCTGCACAGCTACCTCGCCGAGGGCAGCACGGACCTGTCACCGAACCTGCCGCACCTCCAGCTGCCCTCGTACCACCAGGGCCACCGGCTCGTGCACATCCATCACAACGTCCCCGGGGTGCTGTCGGCGATCAACTCGGTGCTCGGCGAGCACGAGGTCAACATCGCAGGACAGACGCTGGGGACCCGCGGCGAGATCGGCTACGTCATCACCGACATCGACAAGGAGCTGGCCCCGCAGACGCTGAGCGCTCTCGGCAACCTGCCGGAGACCGTACGCCTGCGCCAGCTCAGCTGA
- a CDS encoding heavy metal translocating P-type ATPase: MTSTADARTLDLDIGGMTCASCAARVEKKLNKLDGVTATVNYATERAHVDAPAFVDVSELIATVERTGYTASEVRQDPPASSGPAGDDGTESGDPALAGLRQRLLVSTALSVPVLALSMIPAWQFDNWQWLALTLASPVAVWGAWPFHRAAVINARHGAATMDTLVSLGVTAAYLWSLWALFLGGAGEPGMTMEITWFAQGSGADEIYLEVASAVTVFLLLGRYLEQRARRDSGAALRALLELGAKSVTVLRDGRESVIAIGDLGVGEQFVVRPGEKVAADGEVVSGNAAIDASMLTGESIPTETGPGDAVVGGTVAVGGRLVVRATAVGHETRLAQMAKLVEDAQSGKAPVQRLADRISGVFVPIVLVIALGTLAGWLLLGGTATEAFTAAVAVLIIACPCALGLATPTALLAGTGRGAQLGILVKGPEVLEATRRVDTIVLDKTGTVTTAQMSVAAVTPGDGWTSEDVLRFAGAVEAASEHPIAVAIAEAARVGSVSIARSARASTTGDGSSSLVEAERSTSPLVEAERSEDRDPLPPVHDFASTTGVGVSGTVHGRKVSVGRLGWLRESGLDTAAAPDPVHADATAVHVAVDGAVVGVIEVADTVKPGAADAVAELRALGLEPVLLTGDRREVADAVAAQVGITEVVAEVMPEDKVSVVADLQTRGRTVAMVGDGVNDAPALATADLGIAMGTGTDAAIEASDLTLLRGDLGLAPRAIRLSRSTLRTIKQNLGWAFGYNVAAIPLAAAGFLNPLIAGAAMAASSVLVVTNSLRLRGR, encoded by the coding sequence GTGACCTCCACCGCCGACGCGCGCACCCTCGACCTCGACATCGGGGGCATGACGTGCGCGTCCTGCGCCGCCCGGGTCGAGAAGAAGCTCAACAAGCTCGACGGCGTGACGGCCACGGTGAACTACGCGACGGAGCGGGCGCACGTCGACGCCCCGGCCTTCGTCGACGTGTCCGAGCTGATCGCGACGGTCGAGCGGACCGGCTACACAGCCTCCGAGGTCCGGCAGGATCCGCCGGCCAGCAGCGGGCCCGCGGGCGACGACGGTACGGAGTCCGGCGACCCGGCGCTCGCCGGACTGCGCCAACGGCTCCTGGTCTCGACAGCCCTCTCCGTACCGGTCCTCGCGCTGTCGATGATCCCCGCCTGGCAGTTCGACAACTGGCAGTGGCTCGCGCTCACGCTGGCCTCGCCCGTCGCGGTCTGGGGAGCATGGCCCTTCCACCGCGCCGCGGTGATCAACGCGCGGCACGGCGCGGCGACCATGGACACGCTGGTGTCGCTCGGCGTCACCGCGGCGTACCTGTGGTCGCTGTGGGCGCTGTTCCTCGGCGGAGCCGGCGAGCCGGGGATGACCATGGAGATCACGTGGTTCGCCCAGGGGTCGGGCGCCGACGAGATCTACCTCGAGGTCGCGAGCGCCGTCACGGTCTTCCTGCTGCTGGGCCGCTACCTCGAGCAGCGCGCACGACGCGATTCCGGCGCCGCGCTGCGGGCGCTGCTGGAGCTCGGGGCCAAGTCGGTCACGGTGCTGCGCGACGGCCGCGAGTCGGTGATCGCGATCGGTGACCTGGGCGTCGGCGAGCAGTTCGTCGTACGGCCGGGCGAGAAGGTCGCCGCCGACGGCGAGGTGGTCTCAGGCAACGCCGCGATCGACGCGTCGATGCTGACCGGGGAGAGCATCCCGACCGAGACCGGACCGGGTGACGCGGTGGTCGGGGGTACGGTCGCGGTCGGCGGGCGGCTCGTCGTCCGCGCGACCGCGGTCGGGCACGAGACCCGCCTGGCGCAGATGGCCAAGCTCGTCGAGGACGCGCAGAGCGGCAAGGCGCCCGTGCAGCGGCTCGCCGACCGGATCTCCGGGGTGTTCGTGCCGATCGTGCTCGTGATCGCGCTCGGGACGCTCGCCGGCTGGCTGCTGCTGGGCGGGACGGCGACCGAGGCGTTCACCGCGGCGGTCGCAGTGCTGATCATCGCGTGCCCGTGCGCCCTCGGGCTCGCGACACCGACCGCGCTCCTGGCCGGTACGGGGCGAGGCGCCCAGCTCGGGATCCTGGTCAAGGGTCCGGAGGTGCTGGAGGCGACGCGGCGGGTCGACACGATCGTGCTCGACAAGACCGGCACCGTGACCACCGCGCAGATGAGCGTGGCGGCGGTGACGCCGGGAGACGGGTGGACCAGCGAGGACGTGCTGCGATTCGCGGGCGCGGTCGAGGCTGCGTCGGAGCACCCGATCGCGGTGGCGATCGCGGAGGCGGCCCGGGTAGGCAGCGTCTCGATCGCTCGCTCCGCTCGCGCCTCGACGACCGGAGACGGCTCCTCCTCGCTGGTCGAGGCCGAGCGCAGCACCTCTCCGCTGGTCGAGGCCGAGCGCAGCGAGGATCGAGACCCCCTCCCGCCCGTGCACGACTTCGCGTCCACCACCGGTGTCGGCGTCAGCGGAACGGTGCATGGCCGGAAGGTCTCCGTCGGGCGGCTGGGCTGGCTTCGCGAGTCGGGGCTCGATACCGCCGCCGCGCCCGACCCTGTGCACGCGGACGCGACCGCCGTGCACGTCGCGGTCGACGGCGCGGTCGTCGGCGTGATCGAGGTCGCCGACACCGTGAAGCCCGGCGCCGCCGACGCCGTCGCCGAGCTGCGCGCACTCGGGCTCGAGCCCGTCCTGCTCACCGGCGACCGGCGTGAGGTCGCCGATGCGGTGGCTGCGCAGGTCGGGATCACCGAGGTCGTCGCCGAGGTGATGCCCGAGGACAAGGTGTCCGTGGTCGCCGACCTGCAGACGCGCGGCCGTACGGTCGCGATGGTCGGCGACGGCGTGAACGACGCGCCCGCGCTCGCGACCGCCGACCTCGGCATCGCGATGGGCACCGGGACCGATGCGGCGATCGAGGCGTCCGACCTGACGCTGCTGCGCGGCGACCTCGGCCTCGCTCCGCGCGCGATCCGGCTGTCGCGCTCGACGCTGCGCACGATCAAGCAGAACCTCGGTTGGGCCTTCGGCTACAACGTCGCCGCCATCCCGCTGGCGGCGGCCGGGTTCCTCAACCCGCTGATCGCGGGTGCCGCGATGGCGGCGAGCTCGGTGCTGGTCGTGACGAACTCGCTGCGCCTGCGCGGGCGCTGA
- the ppk2 gene encoding polyphosphate kinase 2, giving the protein MACTDDEECGMGERLPKKAYERELKRLQAELVEMQAWVQHSGARIVVIFEGRDAAGKGSTIKRVTEYLNPRVARIVALPAPTERERSQWYFQRYVAHLPAAGEIVLMDRSWYNRAGVEHVMGYCTNEEYHRFLHQAPIFERMLVEDGIILLKYWFSVSDVEQEKRFRSRADDPMRRWKLSPNDLASITRWEDYSRAKDVMSVHTDIPSAPWYEVESDDKRRSRINMIAHLLSQVPWRPVEREDIAIPERPTSHGYERPPRDPSTLVPDHAATLE; this is encoded by the coding sequence GTGGCGTGCACCGACGACGAGGAGTGCGGGATGGGCGAGCGGCTGCCGAAGAAGGCGTACGAGCGCGAGCTGAAGCGGCTCCAGGCCGAGCTCGTCGAGATGCAGGCGTGGGTCCAGCACTCCGGCGCGCGGATCGTCGTGATCTTCGAGGGACGCGACGCCGCGGGCAAGGGATCGACGATCAAGCGGGTCACCGAGTACCTCAACCCTCGCGTCGCGCGGATCGTCGCGCTGCCCGCGCCCACCGAGCGCGAGAGGAGCCAGTGGTACTTCCAGCGGTACGTCGCGCATCTGCCGGCTGCTGGAGAGATCGTCCTGATGGACCGCTCCTGGTACAACCGTGCCGGTGTGGAGCACGTGATGGGCTACTGCACCAACGAGGAGTACCACCGGTTCCTCCACCAGGCGCCGATCTTCGAGCGGATGCTCGTCGAGGACGGGATCATCCTGCTGAAGTACTGGTTCAGCGTGTCCGACGTCGAGCAGGAGAAGCGGTTCCGGTCGCGAGCCGACGACCCGATGCGTCGGTGGAAGCTCTCCCCGAACGACCTCGCGTCGATCACGCGCTGGGAGGACTACTCGCGCGCGAAGGACGTGATGAGCGTGCACACGGATATCCCGTCGGCGCCGTGGTACGAGGTCGAGTCCGACGACAAGAGGCGCAGCCGGATCAACATGATCGCCCACCTGCTGAGCCAGGTGCCGTGGCGCCCGGTCGAGCGCGAGGACATCGCGATCCCGGAACGGCCGACGTCGCACGGGTACGAGCGGCCGCCCCGCGACCCGTCCACGCTGGTCCCGGACCACGCGGCCACCCTGGAGTGA
- a CDS encoding TerC/Alx family metal homeostasis membrane protein: protein MTGIESIASPALWLITAGAVVALLVVDFIVTRRPHEVSMREAIGWSVFYVALPLAFTFYVWGAHGGDNGLDYLTGYLVEKSLSVDNLFVFMVLLAAFAVPPELQQRVLLYGIAGALVLRTVFIVIGAAAIAAFDEVFLLFGLLLVLTAAKLLRDARRGQAHQVDVARLRSVRLVRRFVPVTEQYEGPRMLGRIDGRRAITPFAVVVVAVLATDVVFAVDSVPAVYGITGDPYLVFVTNAFALLGLRALYFVLHGAMDRLVYLDYGLATILGFIGVKLALHWAHNVWTSVPEIPTLLSLAVIVGVLAVTVVASLLRDRARRRERSTADVAV, encoded by the coding sequence GTGACGGGCATCGAATCGATCGCGTCCCCCGCCCTGTGGCTCATCACCGCAGGCGCCGTGGTCGCGCTCCTCGTCGTCGACTTCATCGTCACCCGCCGCCCGCACGAGGTGTCGATGCGTGAGGCGATCGGATGGTCGGTCTTCTACGTCGCGCTGCCGCTCGCCTTCACCTTCTACGTCTGGGGTGCGCACGGGGGCGACAACGGCCTGGACTACCTCACCGGCTACCTGGTCGAGAAGTCGCTGAGCGTCGACAACCTCTTCGTCTTCATGGTCCTCCTGGCAGCGTTCGCGGTGCCGCCGGAGCTGCAGCAGCGGGTTCTCCTGTACGGCATCGCGGGGGCGCTCGTGCTGCGCACGGTCTTCATCGTGATCGGGGCGGCCGCGATCGCGGCGTTCGACGAGGTGTTCCTGCTCTTCGGGCTGCTCCTCGTCCTCACCGCGGCGAAGCTCCTGCGGGACGCGCGGCGCGGACAGGCGCACCAGGTCGACGTCGCGCGCCTGCGCAGCGTCCGGCTCGTGCGCCGGTTCGTGCCGGTCACGGAGCAGTACGAGGGACCGCGCATGCTCGGGCGGATCGACGGGCGCAGGGCGATCACGCCGTTCGCGGTCGTGGTCGTCGCGGTGCTGGCGACCGACGTCGTGTTCGCCGTCGACTCCGTTCCGGCGGTCTACGGCATCACCGGCGACCCGTACCTCGTGTTCGTGACGAACGCGTTCGCGCTCCTCGGTCTGCGGGCTCTGTACTTCGTCCTGCACGGCGCGATGGATCGCCTCGTCTACCTGGACTACGGGTTGGCGACGATCCTCGGCTTCATCGGCGTCAAGCTCGCACTGCACTGGGCGCACAACGTCTGGACGAGCGTGCCGGAGATCCCGACGCTTCTGTCGCTCGCGGTGATCGTGGGCGTCCTGGCTGTGACCGTGGTGGCGAGCCTCCTGCGGGATCGGGCGCGCCGCCGCGAGCGGTCCACCGCCGACGTCGCTGTCTAG
- a CDS encoding DUF1697 domain-containing protein: MASSTPVVYLLRAVNVGGNKVPMAELRELASDLGADAVSSYVNSGNLLCVPPGDAAAFGTELEAGIADRMGVTTDAIARTGPQLRAALDAYPYDLEVPKLRHVWFLASAPDADAVRTLEAFDFAPEQVTVDGDLLHIRYEDGVARSKVTAPRLLKLTGGIPGTGRNLRTVETLAERLQAI, from the coding sequence ATGGCTTCCTCGACGCCGGTCGTCTATCTGCTGCGTGCCGTCAACGTCGGCGGCAACAAGGTCCCGATGGCCGAGCTGCGTGAGCTCGCGAGCGATCTCGGCGCGGACGCCGTCTCGAGCTACGTGAACAGCGGCAACCTCCTGTGCGTCCCCCCGGGCGATGCCGCAGCGTTCGGGACGGAGCTGGAGGCAGGGATCGCCGACCGGATGGGCGTCACCACCGATGCGATCGCCCGGACCGGACCGCAGCTGCGTGCCGCGCTCGACGCCTACCCGTACGACCTCGAGGTCCCGAAATTGCGGCACGTCTGGTTCCTCGCGTCCGCACCGGATGCCGACGCCGTACGGACGCTGGAGGCGTTCGACTTCGCGCCGGAGCAGGTGACGGTGGACGGGGACCTGCTGCACATCCGGTACGAGGACGGGGTCGCGCGGAGCAAGGTGACCGCGCCACGGCTGCTCAAGCTCACCGGCGGGATCCCGGGGACGGGCCGCAACCTCCGTACGGTCGAGACCCTCGCCGAGCGCCTCCAGGCGATCTGA
- a CDS encoding GPGG-motif small membrane protein, protein MEFLLWILAVILVVAGIVAIVRKQLLWGIVLIIVGLLVGPGGVSIFT, encoded by the coding sequence ATGGAGTTTCTGCTGTGGATCCTCGCCGTCATCCTGGTGGTGGCCGGCATCGTCGCGATCGTCCGCAAGCAGCTGCTGTGGGGCATCGTCCTGATCATCGTCGGTCTGCTCGTCGGACCGGGCGGCGTCAGCATCTTCACCTGA
- a CDS encoding heavy-metal-associated domain-containing protein: METTYPVSGMTCEHCVAAVTTELGELPGVTRVVVDLVPEGTSTVSVFSNAPVDDGAVAQALDEAGDYALVEPS; the protein is encoded by the coding sequence ATGGAGACCACCTACCCCGTCAGCGGCATGACCTGCGAGCACTGCGTCGCCGCCGTCACCACGGAGCTGGGCGAGCTCCCCGGAGTCACACGCGTCGTCGTGGACCTGGTGCCCGAGGGCACGTCGACGGTCAGCGTCTTCAGCAACGCCCCCGTCGACGACGGCGCGGTCGCGCAGGCCCTCGACGAGGCGGGCGACTACGCCCTCGTCGAGCCGTCGTGA
- a CDS encoding L,D-transpeptidase family protein, whose translation MPSTAGARVVERIRLGGVRVGLRAGTRQVITVNRRSGYRATVTYWVRRDGQWVKRRRTSSGRIGYGGLVKASQRKQWTGTTPIGSFTMTETFGNHRRTPRARMPFHRVRAGDYWVQDNRSAYYNTLRNKRAGGFRWWLAPSVPNSSERLRDYGRQYRWSVVIDFNRPPNAVRRRGSGIFLHVNGDGATAGCVSARRRFIRWTMNHLAPRKVPVIAIGR comes from the coding sequence GTGCCGTCCACCGCCGGCGCCCGGGTCGTCGAGCGGATCCGTCTCGGCGGCGTGAGGGTCGGTCTTCGGGCGGGCACCCGCCAGGTGATCACGGTCAACCGACGCTCGGGCTATCGCGCCACCGTCACGTACTGGGTCCGACGCGACGGCCAGTGGGTGAAGCGCCGGCGCACGTCCTCGGGCCGGATCGGGTACGGCGGGCTGGTGAAGGCGTCGCAGCGCAAGCAGTGGACCGGGACAACGCCGATCGGGTCGTTCACGATGACGGAGACGTTCGGGAACCACCGCCGTACGCCCCGGGCACGGATGCCGTTCCATCGCGTCCGCGCGGGCGACTACTGGGTCCAGGACAACCGCTCGGCGTACTACAACACGTTGCGGAACAAGCGCGCGGGCGGGTTCCGCTGGTGGCTCGCACCGTCCGTGCCCAACTCCTCCGAGCGCCTTCGGGACTACGGCCGGCAGTACCGGTGGTCGGTCGTGATCGACTTCAACCGGCCGCCGAACGCGGTCCGCCGGCGGGGCTCCGGGATCTTCCTGCACGTCAACGGCGACGGCGCCACCGCCGGCTGCGTCTCCGCACGCCGCCGATTCATTCGCTGGACGATGAATCACCTCGCCCCTCGGAAGGTTCCGGTCATCGCAATCGGGCGTTGA
- a CDS encoding PaaI family thioesterase — MNAEHSTASQEKTLDALLGFEWVEVTPDRVRVEWDVDTRHLQPFGIVHGGVHCAAHETAASVAAQAWLGERGIVVGVNNSTDFLRQARPGDRLTTIAAPIHRGRASQLWRLETTNADGKLVAQGQVRLAHLDGAVPPEFLQFVRDRQG, encoded by the coding sequence GTGAACGCAGAGCACAGCACCGCGAGCCAGGAGAAGACCCTCGACGCCCTGCTCGGGTTCGAGTGGGTCGAGGTGACGCCGGATCGGGTCCGGGTCGAGTGGGACGTCGACACCCGGCACCTCCAGCCGTTCGGGATCGTCCACGGAGGCGTGCACTGCGCCGCGCACGAGACCGCCGCGAGCGTCGCCGCGCAGGCGTGGCTGGGGGAGCGCGGGATCGTCGTCGGAGTCAACAACAGCACGGACTTCCTCCGGCAGGCCCGTCCCGGCGATCGCCTCACGACGATCGCGGCCCCGATCCACCGGGGGCGCGCGTCGCAGCTGTGGCGGCTGGAGACCACGAACGCCGACGGCAAGCTCGTCGCACAGGGACAGGTCCGGCTGGCGCACCTCGACGGCGCGGTGCCGCCGGAGTTCCTCCAGTTCGTACGGGACCGCCAGGGCTGA
- a CDS encoding ABC transporter ATP-binding protein — MSTPDPPAYGDPTPVLPRIARLLAPYRTMMIAVAIAVVTAAALSALAPFLTKAVFDDALFPTDGGDPDLTLLAWLVAGMCAIPVVTALIGIGQNYLTSTIGNSAMADLRGRLFEHLQTMELGFFTATKTGSIQSRLANDVGGVRTVLTDTATTILQNAVTVSSALIAMVILSWQLTIIALVLMPVFVVVQVRVGRRRRRLARKTQESLSEMTAITEEALSVSGILLAKVFNRSEAETERYRDENRRQTRLQVEAAMTGRTFFALVQTFFAITPALIYLAAGFMITGSAGGATLTAGTLVAFTTLQGRLQMPLIQLMRVTLDVQTSIALFRRIFEYLDLDPAIIERPGAQPLPDTGRGGAVEFRDVSFQYPPPRILGQQPRGTDEADPVTEATWVLRDVSLQVEPGRLAAIVGPSGSGKTTMTYLIPRFHEVTRGAVLIDGVDVRDATAESLGRAVGMVTQEPYLFHGTIAENIAYAKEGATPDEVEQAARDANIHDRIMSFPDGYETITGERGYRLSGGEKQRIAIARVFLMNPRVLVLDEATSALDTETERLVQEALDRATHGRTTIAIAHRLSTIQNADVIFGLEDGELVEQGTHAELLERGGLYARLYVEQFGSGSVEARFSDGVRYTDGRCFRDHHRADVAF, encoded by the coding sequence ATGAGCACCCCCGATCCACCGGCGTACGGCGACCCGACGCCCGTGCTGCCCCGGATCGCCCGGCTGCTCGCTCCGTACCGCACGATGATGATCGCCGTCGCGATCGCCGTCGTCACGGCGGCGGCGCTCAGCGCCCTGGCGCCGTTCCTGACGAAGGCCGTGTTCGACGATGCGCTGTTCCCGACCGACGGGGGCGATCCCGACCTCACGCTGCTCGCGTGGCTCGTCGCGGGGATGTGCGCGATCCCGGTGGTGACCGCGCTGATCGGGATCGGCCAGAACTACCTGACCTCGACGATCGGCAACTCCGCGATGGCCGACCTGCGCGGCCGGCTGTTCGAGCACCTGCAGACGATGGAGCTCGGCTTCTTCACCGCGACCAAGACCGGGTCGATCCAGTCGCGGCTCGCGAACGACGTCGGCGGCGTCCGTACGGTCCTGACGGACACGGCGACGACGATCCTCCAGAACGCCGTGACCGTCTCGTCGGCTCTGATCGCGATGGTGATCCTGTCGTGGCAGCTCACGATCATCGCGCTGGTGCTGATGCCGGTGTTCGTCGTCGTGCAGGTTCGGGTCGGCCGGCGGCGCCGCCGGCTCGCGCGCAAGACCCAGGAGTCGCTGTCGGAGATGACCGCGATCACCGAGGAGGCACTGTCGGTCTCGGGGATCCTGCTCGCGAAGGTGTTCAACCGCTCCGAGGCGGAGACCGAGCGCTACCGCGACGAGAACCGTCGCCAGACCCGCCTCCAGGTCGAGGCCGCGATGACCGGCCGCACGTTCTTCGCGCTGGTGCAGACGTTCTTCGCGATCACGCCGGCGCTGATCTACCTCGCGGCCGGGTTCATGATCACCGGGTCGGCCGGCGGAGCGACGCTCACGGCGGGGACGCTCGTCGCGTTCACCACACTTCAGGGGCGTCTGCAGATGCCGCTGATCCAGCTGATGCGGGTGACGCTGGACGTGCAGACGTCGATCGCGCTGTTCCGCCGGATCTTCGAGTACCTCGACCTCGACCCGGCGATCATCGAGCGCCCCGGCGCGCAGCCGCTGCCGGACACCGGGCGTGGCGGCGCGGTCGAGTTCCGCGACGTCTCCTTCCAGTACCCTCCGCCGCGGATCCTCGGCCAGCAGCCGCGCGGCACCGACGAGGCCGACCCGGTGACCGAGGCGACCTGGGTGCTGCGGGACGTGTCGCTGCAGGTGGAGCCTGGGAGGCTGGCCGCGATCGTCGGTCCGTCGGGCTCCGGCAAGACGACGATGACCTACCTGATCCCGCGCTTCCACGAGGTCACCCGCGGGGCGGTCCTGATCGACGGCGTCGACGTCCGCGACGCGACCGCCGAGTCGCTCGGTCGCGCGGTCGGCATGGTGACGCAGGAGCCGTACCTCTTCCACGGCACGATCGCCGAGAACATCGCGTACGCGAAGGAAGGCGCCACACCCGACGAGGTCGAGCAGGCCGCTCGCGACGCGAACATCCACGACCGGATCATGAGCTTCCCCGACGGGTACGAGACGATCACGGGCGAGCGCGGCTACCGGCTGTCGGGCGGCGAGAAGCAGCGGATCGCGATCGCCCGGGTGTTCCTGATGAACCCGCGGGTCCTCGTGCTCGACGAGGCCACCTCGGCGCTCGACACCGAGACCGAGCGGCTCGTGCAGGAAGCACTCGATCGTGCCACCCACGGCCGTACGACCATCGCGATCGCGCACCGGCTGTCGACGATCCAGAACGCCGACGTGATCTTCGGGCTCGAGGACGGCGAGCTGGTCGAGCAGGGCACGCACGCCGAGCTGCTCGAGCGCGGAGGGCTGTACGCCCGGCTGTACGTCGAGCAGTTCGGGTCCGGCTCGGTGGAGGCACGCTTCTCCGACGGCGTCCGCTACACCGACGGTCGTTGCTTCCGCGACCACCACCGCGCCGACGTCGCGTTCTAG